The Cellulomonas sp. S1-8 genomic sequence GCGCCGACGGCCTGCCCTGGGTGCAGCCGTGAGCACGGCACCGCCGCCCGGCCCGGGCGACTGGGACGACCACCGCCTGGACCGCACCGCCCTGCGGCCCGACACGCTCGCCGTGCGCGGCGGGCTGGTGCGCAGCGAGTTCGGCGAGATGTCCGAGGCCGTCTTCCTCACGCAGGGCTACGCCTACGCGTCGGCTGCGCAGGCCGAGGCGGGGTTCGCCGGTGAGGTCGACCGGTTCCTCTACTCCCGCTACGGCAACCCGACCGTCACGACGTTCGAGGAGCGCCTGCGCCTGCTCGAGGGCGCCGAGGCCTGCTACGCGACCGCCACCGGGATGTCCGCGGTGTTCACGTCGCTCGCCGCACTCGTCCGCTCGGGCTCGCGCATCGTCGCGGCCCGCGCGCTGTTCGGCTCGTCCGTCGTGATCTTCGAGGAGATCCTGGCGAAGTGGGGCGTGCGCACCGACTACGTCGACGGGCACGTCCCCGCACAGTGGGAGCAGGCGCTCGCCACGCCGGCCGACGTCGTCTTCTTCGAGACGCCGTCCAACCCGATGCAGGACCTCGTGGACATCGGAGAGGTCAGCCGCCTCGCGCACGCCGCGGGTGCGACCGTCATCGTGGACAACGTCTTCGCCACCCCCGTCTTCTCGCGCCCGCTCGACCACGGCGCCGACGTCGTCGTGTACTCCGCGACCAAGCACATCGACGGGCAGGGCCGGGTCCTGGGCGGGGCGATCCTCGGATCGACGGAGTACGTGCGCGGACCCGTGCAGACGCTGCTGCGCAACACCGGACCGTCGCTGTCGCCGTTCAACGCGTGGGTCCTGCTCAAGGGCCTGGAGACGCTGAGCCTGCGGGTGCGTCACCAGGCAGCAGTCGCCCAGACGCTCGCGCAGTGGCTCGAGGAGCAGCCGGGCGTCGCGCGCGTCCGCTACCCGTTCCTCGAGTCGCACCCGCAGCACGACCTGGCGCGCGCGCAGCAGTCGGGGGGCGGCACCGTCGTCACGTTCGACCTCGCCGTCCCGCAGGACGCGCCGCCCGAGGTCGCCAAGAAGGCCACGTTCGGCGTGCTCGACGCCCTGCGCATCGTCGACATCTCCAACAACCTCGGCGACGCCAAGTCGATCGTCACGCACCCGGCGACGACGACGCACCGCAGGCTCGGCCCCGCAGGGCGCGCGGCGGTCGGCATCGGCGAGGCGACGGTCCGGCTGTCGGTCGGCCTCGAGGACGTCGAGGACCTGCGCGAGGACCTCGGGCACGCACTCGCCACGCTCGGGGCCTGACGCCTCGGGCGTGGCGGGTGCTCAGCCCGCTGCGGCGCTCAGCCCGCTGCGCCGCTCAGCCCGCTGCGACCAGGCCGACGGCGACGACGGCCTCCGTCGCCGCCACGACGCTCACGTCGAGCGCGCCGGCCGGCACGTCGAACGGGTCGCTGTCCGCGACCGTCGTGCCGCCCTGGAAGACGGGGGTGCACGGCGCCTGGTAGGACGTCAGCTCGGCGCCGGCGGCGGTGACGGTGACGATCACCGGGGCGCCGTCCTTCGAGGTGCAGGCGACGCGCAGCAGGTGCGGCCCGGCTGTCGCCTCGGCGACCTGAGCGGTCTCGGTCGCACCCTCGGCCAGCGGCGCCGCGAGCACCTCGGTCGCGTCGCCCGCCGCGCCGAGCGCCCCCTGCTGGTCCTCGACCGACGGCAGCTCGGTCCCGCCCCGGCCCTCACCGGTGATGGCGGGGACCGACGCACTGTCCTCCGGCGCCGCCGTCGGCTCCGGTGCGGCGTCGTCGGAGCACGCCGCGAGCGCGAGCAGGAGGAAGGGGACCGCAGCGAGGCGTCGTCTCAGTCGCATGGCGGGACGGTAGCGCAGCGACCTGTGCGGCGGCACCCCCGTCCACCGAAGGGACGAACCCGGACGAACCGGTCCGGTCGCGCCTCACCCGCACGGTCGCGGTCGACAGGCCGAGCGGCGGTCGCGGGGCCGTCGCGGTGCCGTCGCGGCGCCGTCGGCGGGCCGTCGTCGGGCGCGGTCGGGCCGTCGTGCTCAGCCTGCGGCGATCGCCGCCGCGTGGTGGCGGGAGCCGCCGACGAGCGCCAGAGCGACCGTGTCGACACCCGTGCGCGCCGCGAGCGCCGCCGCGTCCTGCGTCAGCCGGCCGACGGGCGCGACGAGCCACGTCGACGACGGCGACCAGGTGAGCGCCGCGAACGCCTCGGCGTACGCGACGGACGTGCGGCGGCGGGCGGCGTCCGCGGCGTCGGCGGCCACGACCGCCTCGACCTCGAGGACGAGCCGCAGGTCGTCACGGTCCCGGCCGACGGCCCGGACCTCGTCCTCCAGCACGCTGACGAGCGCGCGGACGGCGGCGACGGTCGGCAGGGCCGCGGAGTGGACGATCCGGACGACGTCGGCGCGGGCGGCCGCGAGCGCGAGCGTCGTGGGGTCGAGCGCGTCAGCGGCGAGCCGGAACTCGGTCGCGCCGGTGCGCGGCGCGTGCCCGACCACCTCGACCGTCGGGGCTGCGGGGCGGGCGGGACGAGTGGTGCGGGTCGCGCGGACGGGCGCGAGAACGTGCTGTGCCACGGGGATGTCCTCGGGTCGAGCTCGGGTGCGCAGCGAGGGCGGGGCCACAGGCGCGCGGGGTCGTCAGGTCAGCGACAACACACCCGGGTCGAGAACATGCGCACACGCTACCGGCAGCACCCGCACCGAGGCCAGCCCCCGCGCCCCCGAGATCCGCACCCACCCCGCCCCCCGGCGTGAGGTCGATCCAGCCCTGCCCCACCCCGTGACAGGTCGATCCAGCCTGCGTCACGCGCT encodes the following:
- a CDS encoding O-succinylhomoserine sulfhydrylase, whose protein sequence is MSTAPPPGPGDWDDHRLDRTALRPDTLAVRGGLVRSEFGEMSEAVFLTQGYAYASAAQAEAGFAGEVDRFLYSRYGNPTVTTFEERLRLLEGAEACYATATGMSAVFTSLAALVRSGSRIVAARALFGSSVVIFEEILAKWGVRTDYVDGHVPAQWEQALATPADVVFFETPSNPMQDLVDIGEVSRLAHAAGATVIVDNVFATPVFSRPLDHGADVVVYSATKHIDGQGRVLGGAILGSTEYVRGPVQTLLRNTGPSLSPFNAWVLLKGLETLSLRVRHQAAVAQTLAQWLEEQPGVARVRYPFLESHPQHDLARAQQSGGGTVVTFDLAVPQDAPPEVAKKATFGVLDALRIVDISNNLGDAKSIVTHPATTTHRRLGPAGRAAVGIGEATVRLSVGLEDVEDLREDLGHALATLGA